The following nucleotide sequence is from bacterium.
GACTGAGGTCACTGGCTTATCTGAGTTGCTATTGAGAACATGGGAGCGGCGATACAAAGTCGTAGTGCCATATCGAACAAATGCCGGACAAAGGTTGTACAACCAGAAAAACATTACCCGACTCCAGTATTTGAAAGCGCTAACAGGGAACGGTCGACGAATCGGAGACATCGCCCATTTAGACGATTCTACTCTGCAACAACTTGCAATGCCTTATGGAAAGTCTGATTTCGGAACGTTGGATATCGCCATGCAGAGTGTTATCGATGTGATGCGTAAGAAGTGCATTGGTTCGATACTTTCGTTTGATCGCGAGTTGTTAGAATCGTTGTTGGATAGCTCACTCGCGAGATTCTCTCGCAGCGTGCTTCGCGATCATGTCATTTTTCCGGTACTGGTTGAGATCGGTGATAAGTGGAGGCGTTCTGAGTTAAGTATCGCCCACGAGCATTTTGCCTCGGAAGTGATAAGTAACTTCATCACCACACATTGGCTATCCCCTCGATTCACTTCGAACTCGCAGTTATTAGTAGTGGCAACTCCGGTCAATCATTTCCATTCGATACCGGCACTCTTTCTTGTCGATGAAGCAATGTCACAGGGCTGGAATGCTTTGTACCTCGGTACCAATCTGCCAGCGAGTGATATTGCATTAGCTTGTCAAAAAAAGAACGCTTCGGCACTTGCACTAAGCATAGTTCACTCAACTTCCGAATCATCACTTGAGACAGAATTAGTATCCATTCGAAAGTTGCTGACACCTGATTTTCCAATTCTGATTGGCGGAAGCGGTGCATCCAAAATGCGAAGTTTGTTATCTCAAGTAAACGCTCGGTTCATGTTTAAATTCAGCGAGTTATCGAAGTTCTTTACAGAGTATTGTCAGAATTCGGGAAGTCATCTTGGAAACGAACTGTGATCACAAGTCTGAAAATCTTGCTGAATAATATTTGTTACTGCCTGATATCTCATCGCTTACCGGGAGGCATTGCATGAATGAGTCTGGAGAACGAAAACCGGAAATGCTCCGGGCAACGCAACAGAAGATCGCAGTAGTCGGTTCGGGGATTTCCGGATTGATTGCAGCGAGTTTACTGGATAAACATCACGACGTCACCATTTTCGAGGCGGGTGACTATTTCGGTGGTCATACTAACACGGTTGAGATTCAAACAGAAGGTAAAACGATCGCAGTTGATACCGGGTTTATTGTATTTAACGATGTAACATACCCGAATTTTCTCAAGTTCCTCACCAAGTACAATGTGGCGTCGCAACCGACAACGATGAGCTTCTCCTTTCACGATGAAGCTACCGGCTTTGAGTACAATGGAACGACTCTCAACACTTTATTTGCCCAGCGTAGTAACCTGATTTCAGTCAAGTTCTATAAAATGTTGAGCGAAATCATTCGATTTAATCGCGAGGGAAAAGCGTTTGCCGCGAATGGCAATGAAACCATACTGCTTGGCGATTACCTACGAGAAAGAAAGTATAGCCAAGAGCTCATTGAATGGTATGTCATACCAATGGGGGCTGCCATCTGGTCATCTAAACATGATCAGATGAAGGAATTCCCCGCAAAGTACTTTCTACAATTTTTCAATCATCACCAAATGCTTAACGTGAACGAGCGACCGGTGTGGCGTACGATAAGCGGTGGTTCGCGCGAGTATGTTCGGGCAATGATGAGTCAATTCTCAGGAAAAGCACACACGAAGTCGCCGGTTGAGCGAATCGAGCGAACTGTCGCAGGTATCCGCCTGACCGTAACCGGTGCGCAACCAATGGAATTCGATCAAATCGTGATTGCAGCGCACAGCGATCAGGCACTTAGAATGTTGGCAGATCCATCGCAGTCTGAAACCGAAATATTAGGTGCGATTCCCTACCAAAAAAATATGGCTTACTTACATAGTGATATTCGAGTGCTCCCATCTCGAAGAAAAGCGTGGGCTGCCTGGAACAGCCGCTTGTTAAAGGATAGCAACAGGACAGCACTTTCCTACCAGATGAATCTTTTACAGAATCTGCCATTAAGGGAAACGCAATTGATAGTAACCCTCAATGAAAAGAGTGCAATCGATGAAACAAAAATGTTACAGGAAATTGAATATCATCATCCGGTTTACACATTGGAATCTGTTGCCGCACAACGTCGCAAAGCCGAGATAAGCGGAGTGAATCGTACCCATTATTGTGGAGCATATTGGCATTTTGGCTTTCATGAGGATGGCGCAAAGAGTGCGTTGGAAGTTGGAAGTCATTTCGGGGTTGCACTGTGACACTTATCCGTAAGAGTGCAATATACCGCGGAACAGTAATCCACAATCGAGTACAACCCAGGAAACACCTGTTCAGGTACGGTTTGTTTATGGTGTACATCGATCTATTGGAGCTGGAATCACTTTTCCCGGAGTCGTTGCTCTGGAGTATCCGGCGGTCCGCGGTTGTCGCTTTCCGGCGAAGCGATTATCTCGGTGATCCATCAATTTCCCTGGAAGACGCAATCCGACAAACGATCAAAGAAAAGACTGGAGTTCAAACCGAGGGTCCGATCCGAATGTTGACACATTTGCGATACTTCGGATATTGCATGAATCCAGTAACATTCTACTATGTGTTTTCAAAGGATGATCGTCAGTTAGAATGCATTGTTGCAGAAGTGAATAATACTCCCTGGAACGAAAGATACACTTATGTACTGCCAATCTCTGAAGCGAAGGAGAGGAATGATTATTACACGTGGGACTTTCCAAAACAGTTTCATGTTTCTCCTTTCATGGCGATGTCACAGCAGTACGACTGGCGGTTCGCAGAGCCTGGTGAACAACTATCAGTGACGATGGCTAATTATGAAAACGGACAATTCATGTTTCAAGCAGCGTTGCAACTGCATAAGCATACTTGGTCAAGAAATAGCCTGTTGGCAGCATTATTATCGTTTCCCTTCATTACGGTGAAAGTTATTGGCGCGATTTACTGGGAGGCGATCCGGTTATGGTTTAAGAAAATTCCCTTTCACGATCATCCAAAACAAAATAATCCAAAAGGAGCTAACCTTGAGTGAGATACTGCTCGACTCCGCTGCGTTGATTACACAAAGTGGACGGACACCCTTGATCATTCGTTTTTTACGACAAAAGTTTATCGAACGGTTGTCGCGGATTTCGATTGGAACCTTGACAGTGATTGATCCCAATGGAACTTACTTACTTGGCAGCGACCACTCAATCCGGGCTACTCTACACATCAATAATCTGGAATTCTACCGAAAGGTAGCAGTTGGCGGAACGATTGGTGCTGCAGATGCGTACATCGACGGTTTATGGAAATCCGATGACCTTGTATCGCTAATAAGGTTATTCATCCGAAATCGAGCTATCATGGATCGAATGGAAGGTGGCTTGGCATGGATTGGAAACGCAATATTTCGATTAACTCACAGGAAGAATCGTAACACCATAGATGGTAGTAAAGCGAACATCTTAGCACATTATGACATCGGTAATGAGTTCTATCAGTTGATGCTGGATGAAACGATGGCATATTCTTCTGCCGTATTCCTGTCGCCAGACTCAACGCTTACAGAGGCTTCCACAGAAAAATTCGACCGCTTGTGCAGAAAATTGGATTTAAAGCCGCAGGATCAAGTCATCGAGATTGGTACTGGATGGGGTGGATTTGCGATTCATGCTGCTTC
It contains:
- a CDS encoding FAD-dependent oxidoreductase translates to MNESGERKPEMLRATQQKIAVVGSGISGLIAASLLDKHHDVTIFEAGDYFGGHTNTVEIQTEGKTIAVDTGFIVFNDVTYPNFLKFLTKYNVASQPTTMSFSFHDEATGFEYNGTTLNTLFAQRSNLISVKFYKMLSEIIRFNREGKAFAANGNETILLGDYLRERKYSQELIEWYVIPMGAAIWSSKHDQMKEFPAKYFLQFFNHHQMLNVNERPVWRTISGGSREYVRAMMSQFSGKAHTKSPVERIERTVAGIRLTVTGAQPMEFDQIVIAAHSDQALRMLADPSQSETEILGAIPYQKNMAYLHSDIRVLPSRRKAWAAWNSRLLKDSNRTALSYQMNLLQNLPLRETQLIVTLNEKSAIDETKMLQEIEYHHPVYTLESVAAQRRKAEISGVNRTHYCGAYWHFGFHEDGAKSALEVGSHFGVAL
- a CDS encoding cyclopropane-fatty-acyl-phospholipid synthase family protein — translated: MSEILLDSAALITQSGRTPLIIRFLRQKFIERLSRISIGTLTVIDPNGTYLLGSDHSIRATLHINNLEFYRKVAVGGTIGAADAYIDGLWKSDDLVSLIRLFIRNRAIMDRMEGGLAWIGNAIFRLTHRKNRNTIDGSKANILAHYDIGNEFYQLMLDETMAYSSAVFLSPDSTLTEASTEKFDRLCRKLDLKPQDQVIEIGTGWGGFAIHAASKYGCKVTTTTISAEQYQYAKAAVERAGLTGQITLLNQDYRLLTGTFDKLVSIEMIEAVGAEYIGEFVEKCSRLLKPDGLMTIKVIASPDQHFDEYRKRADFIQSHIFPGSCLVSIAHLLENVKLKTNLRLLGLEDITLHYARTLNEWNLRFQANRSRVSDLGYPDSFQRMWEYYLAYCEAGFRERFIGNVQLMFAKPENRLDPVTMMQEK
- a CDS encoding DUF1365 domain-containing protein, coding for MTLIRKSAIYRGTVIHNRVQPRKHLFRYGLFMVYIDLLELESLFPESLLWSIRRSAVVAFRRSDYLGDPSISLEDAIRQTIKEKTGVQTEGPIRMLTHLRYFGYCMNPVTFYYVFSKDDRQLECIVAEVNNTPWNERYTYVLPISEAKERNDYYTWDFPKQFHVSPFMAMSQQYDWRFAEPGEQLSVTMANYENGQFMFQAALQLHKHTWSRNSLLAALLSFPFITVKVIGAIYWEAIRLWFKKIPFHDHPKQNNPKGANLE
- a CDS encoding cobalamin B12-binding domain-containing protein; translated protein: TEVTGLSELLLRTWERRYKVVVPYRTNAGQRLYNQKNITRLQYLKALTGNGRRIGDIAHLDDSTLQQLAMPYGKSDFGTLDIAMQSVIDVMRKKCIGSILSFDRELLESLLDSSLARFSRSVLRDHVIFPVLVEIGDKWRRSELSIAHEHFASEVISNFITTHWLSPRFTSNSQLLVVATPVNHFHSIPALFLVDEAMSQGWNALYLGTNLPASDIALACQKKNASALALSIVHSTSESSLETELVSIRKLLTPDFPILIGGSGASKMRSLLSQVNARFMFKFSELSKFFTEYCQNSGSHLGNEL